TCTGGAATCCTGCCGGTCGTTGACCGGCGGCGGCGGGGATGATAACCTCTCTTAAAGTGAGCGCCCCTGTGCGCGGGGACTGCGCATCCGATCCTCTGGAGACCCTGCATGAACATCAACGCCAAGATCATCACCCTCCTGGCCGGCTCCCTGGTGGTGGCCGGCGCAGGCCTCACCTCCATTGCCGCCCTGCAGCTGGACCGCACGGGCGGCACCGCCATTCGGCGGATGGAGAGCCTGGGGCTCGACCACATCGAGGGCGTCCGCCAGGACTCGGCCCGGCTGCGGCAGCAGCTCATGGACAGCAAGCGGGAATACCTGCGCGCCCAGGTCCAGACCACGGCCAGCGTCCTCGACAAGGCGCTCCGGGACAGCCGGGATCTGACCAAGCTGCAGGCCCTGTACCAGGGTCCGCTTTCCGACGTGGTCAACACCGCCTTCGGGGTTCTGGAGACGGTGGCGGCCGACACCACCCTGGACCTTCCCGCCCAGCAGGCCAAGGCCCGGGAGCTGATCCGGGGACTGCGCTACGGGCCCCAGGGCCAGGATTACTTCTGGATCAACGACATGACGCCCACCATGATCATGCACCCTTTCAAGCCGGAGATGGAGGGGCAGCATCTGGCAGGCTACAAGGATCCCAACGGCCGCGCGCTGTTCCTGGAGATGGTGGCGCAGGCCAAGGCCAACGGGGCGGGCTTTGTGAGCTACGCCTGGCCGAAGCCCGGTCTTTCCCAGCCCCAGCCCAAGCTGTCCTATGTGCGCCTCTTTGCCCCCTGGGGCTGGATCATCGGCTCGGGTGTCTACCTGGAGGCAGCGGAGGAGCGGCTGAAGGCCGATGCCCTGGCCCTGGTCCGCCAGCTCCGCTACGGCCCGGAGAACAAGGACTATTTCTGGATCACCGACCTTGCCCCGTCCATGGTCATGCACCCCACCAGCCCGGAGCTGGAGGGCCAGGATCTGGCCGGTCACCTGGACCCCAACGGCCGCGCCCTGTTCGTCGAGATGGCCACGATCGCCAAGCAGTCGGGGGAAGGCTTCGTGGAGTATGCCTGGCCCAGGCCGGGAGAGAGCCAGCCCCAGCCCAAGCTTTCCTTTGTCATGCTTTTTCCGGAATGGGGCTGGGTCATCGGCACCGGTATCTACATCGATGACATCGACGCGGTCATTGCTGCCCAGGACAAGGAGCTGGATGCCAAGCTGCAGCAGGTGTCGGCCAATCTGCGCCAGGAGGTGGACGAAACCCGGCAGGGGATCCGGGAGCAGATCCTGCGGGCGGTCGCCGAGAGCGCCGGCCTTGCCGCGGCCATCCTGGTGCTGGTAGTGCTGGCCGCCATCTGGTTCACCCGCCGGGCGATCGTACGTCCGGTGCAGCTGGTGATGGCGGGCCTGGACAAGGGGGCCGACCAGGTGGCGGGGGCAGCGGGGGAGGTTTCCGCCACCAGTCAGGAGGTGGCCGAGGCCGCCTCCCACCAGGCCGCCTCCATCGAGGAGACCAGCTCCTCCCTGGAGGAGATCTCGGCCATGACCCGCCAGAACGCGCAGCATGCCGGCCGCGCCAAGGAGATGGTCCAGGAGGCGCAGCAAATCGTCCACAGGGTGGACGAGCACATGGAGCAGATGGCCGCCTCCATGACCGCCATCCACCAGACCAGCGCCGAGACCAGCAAGATCATCCGCACCATCGACGACATCGCTTTCCAGACCAACCTCCTGGCCTTGAACGCCGCGGTGGAGGCCGCCCGGGCCGGCCAGGCCGGCGCCGGCTTCGCGGTGGTGGCCGACGAGGTGCGGCGACTGGCCCTGCGGGCCGCCGAGGCGGCCAAGACCACCAGCGGCCTCATCGACAACACGGTCCAGGCAGTGCGCCAGGGAGCGGCCCTCACCGAGGCCACCCGTACGGCCTTCAAGGAGAACGTGGCCGTGACCAGCCAGATCGGCACCCTGGTGGGCGAGATGGCCGTGGCCTCGGACGAGCAGTCCCGGGGCATCGAAACCTTGAATCGGGCCATGCTGGACATGGACAAGCTCACCCAGCGGACCGCCGCCAATGCCGAGCAGTCGGCCGCCGCCGGCGAGGAGCTGAGCGCCCAGTCCGCCAGCCTGCGGGAGCTGGTGGCCGACCTGGTCAACCTGGTGGGCAGCAGCACCGGACCCGGCAAGGCTGCGACCCCAGCGCCGCCAACGGCGCTGCCGGGCTCGGCGACGCCGCCGCTCCGGCGGCCCCGGCTGGCCGCGCCGGCCGCCAGCCCGCCCGGTGCTCCGCCGGCGCAGGACGATATCTTTTGACCTGAAGGCGGAAGCCCTGGTCCTCAGGCGGCCGTCTTTGACAGGCCCTTGGCCCAGGCCGTATACTGGGAGAAGCGAATCGTCGCTGCCCAACCCCTTGCGGGAGGTACCTCCATGGACGCACTCAATGCAATCGGAAATGCCGAACGGCAAGGCATGGTGCGGGGGCGGGAATCCCTGATCCAACGACCCCAGGAGCCCCAGGAGGAACGGCAGGAGGCCGTTCGTCCGGCTGCCGCCCCCGAGGCGGGGGTGACGCTAACCCTGTCCGAGGCTGCTCGCCAGGAGCGGGTGGCAGCGCCGGTGGCGGCCAACCGGCCGGCGGCGGAGGACGCCAGCGCTAGCCTGCGGCCGGAGCCACCCGCCCCGGCGTACAACCGGCAAGGCGCGGCGGTCAGCCCGCGCGCCGGCGGCTCCTCCTTCTCTCTGTCCGTCTAGCACCTTTCTGGCCTGGCATCCGGAGGCCCGACCGCCCGGTCGGGCCTCCGGGCTTTCCCCCCACAACCGCCTCAGCCCCTTTTCTCCAGAGCTTCCGATTGACAAGACGCGGTGCATCCGCCAAGATGGCCGCCGTGTCCCTACCGCCCCGCCCTCCGCGGGCGGCATCTTTCCCTCTGCTTTCCCCTGACGAGGATCCTCATGAAGGTCAATATCAGCCAGGACGAATATCGGCAGCTGCTGGACGTCTTCCAGATCGCGGACTGGGTCATGCGCGCCCACCGGACCGAGGAGGACCCCCGGACCGCCCGCTACCAGCCGCTGCAGCAGCGCTTGCTTGGTCTGGCCCCCGAGATGGGCTGCCCGGATCTCGTCACCGGCGATGCTGAGCAGGGCTTCGACTACGCCGATGAGCTGTTTGCCGACGGCAACGAGCTGGGTGAGCTGGTGGAGGAGTATGACGATGAGGTGTTCTGGGGCGACCTGGTCAACCGCCTGGCCCACCGCGACCTGGCGCGGCGCTGCGGCTCCTGGGAGGCGGTGATGGACATGGCGGCCGAGGAGCGCCTGCGGCAGCTGCACGACCTCGTGGACCGCTACGACGACGTCCTCGCCACGCAGGGGCTGGACGCCCTCGAGGTCCAGCTGGACAACGAGGCGCCAGCCCAGAGCCCATGACCGTCGCCACCCTTCCCCCGGACTGGCCGGCGCTCCTGGCGGCGTGGCCTGCCGGGCAGCCCGAACTGGCCAGGGCCCTGCGCCGCCTGGTGGTGGCGGCCAGCCGGCTGCCGGGCACGACCCTTGGCCTGGTGACCAGGCCAGGGGTGAGCGCCTCCCTGCGGGC
This portion of the Thermodesulfobacteriota bacterium genome encodes:
- a CDS encoding cache domain-containing protein, with amino-acid sequence MNINAKIITLLAGSLVVAGAGLTSIAALQLDRTGGTAIRRMESLGLDHIEGVRQDSARLRQQLMDSKREYLRAQVQTTASVLDKALRDSRDLTKLQALYQGPLSDVVNTAFGVLETVAADTTLDLPAQQAKARELIRGLRYGPQGQDYFWINDMTPTMIMHPFKPEMEGQHLAGYKDPNGRALFLEMVAQAKANGAGFVSYAWPKPGLSQPQPKLSYVRLFAPWGWIIGSGVYLEAAEERLKADALALVRQLRYGPENKDYFWITDLAPSMVMHPTSPELEGQDLAGHLDPNGRALFVEMATIAKQSGEGFVEYAWPRPGESQPQPKLSFVMLFPEWGWVIGTGIYIDDIDAVIAAQDKELDAKLQQVSANLRQEVDETRQGIREQILRAVAESAGLAAAILVLVVLAAIWFTRRAIVRPVQLVMAGLDKGADQVAGAAGEVSATSQEVAEAASHQAASIEETSSSLEEISAMTRQNAQHAGRAKEMVQEAQQIVHRVDEHMEQMAASMTAIHQTSAETSKIIRTIDDIAFQTNLLALNAAVEAARAGQAGAGFAVVADEVRRLALRAAEAAKTTSGLIDNTVQAVRQGAALTEATRTAFKENVAVTSQIGTLVGEMAVASDEQSRGIETLNRAMLDMDKLTQRTAANAEQSAAAGEELSAQSASLRELVADLVNLVGSSTGPGKAATPAPPTALPGSATPPLRRPRLAAPAASPPGAPPAQDDIF